AAAGAACCGATTCCAATCGTACCGGCAGCTCACTACACTTGTGGTGGTGTCATGGTGAATAAGCAAGGTCAAACCGACTTAACTAACCTATATGCAATTGGCGAAGTGAGTTATACCGGCTTGCACGGTGCAAACCGTATGGCTTCAAACTCACTGCTTGAGTGTGTGGTATACGCGTGGGCAGCCGCAAAAGATATCGTTGAAAACATCGACCAATCTCAACTGTGCGCTGAACTTCCGGCATGGGATGAAAGCCAAGTCACCAACAGTGATGAAGAAGTGATCATTCAACACAACTGGCACGAGCTAAGACTGTTCATGTGGGATTACATGGGTATTGTTCGAACGGACAAACGCCTTGAACGTGCAATGCGCCGCATTCAGATGTTGCAGCAGGAAACTCATGAGTACTACAGCTACTTTAAGGTTTCAAATAACCTATTAGAACTGCGTAACTTACTACAAGTGGCTGAGTTGATGGTTCGCTGTGCAATGCAACGTAAAGAGAGCCGCGGCCTACACTACACGCTGGATTACCCAGAACTTGCTGAAGACAGCGGCCCAACCATTCTGACACCAGAGAAAAACCAGTCTTAATTTTTGGTCATGGAAAAAGACGACAGGGAGCCTAGCGCTCCCTTTCTTTTATCTTTGGTTCTTGTTTATCCAATGCTTTCGTTTATCAAACGGACTCGTTGTAAATGCGCCAAGAAGTGTCGATATTCACGTTCATTGCAACTATCTCGCCACAACAAGACTGAATATCCGCACTCAAACTGCAATTTAACGAAGAACTGCGCCCAGATCTTATCAACGGACTTAAGTGTGTAGGCTTGTTCATTGAGTCGGATCTCGCCATCTTCTTTATAGTCAAAGCACCCATGTGCTGTATTCAAGATTACATGATTGGCTTTAAACAAACTGAACACTAAAGCTAAACAATAGAGGGCAACAGCGAGTGGAATAGAAGAGAAAACGATGAAAAACAAAAGGCACCCAAAAACAGTGCCTTTTGCAAATAATGCGGAATACGAAGGGTTAAGCTGAAGCTTAACGAACCTTGCTGAGGTTATGCGCGACAATTTTATCAACCATTGAAGCATGGCCTAGGTTTTCACTGCGTCCGTGTCCCATTACCCAAGTAAACAGGTCTGGGTCATCACACTCTAATAGAGAAACAAACTCACGCTGCTCCTGCTCTTGCAATGAATCAAAACACTCTTCGAAAAATGGCATGATAACTACGTCAAGTTCCAACATGCCACGACGGCAACCCCATTTAATTCGTGCTTTCTGCTCTGCAGTGTACATTGGCTATCCTCACCTATAATTTTTCTTTCTCGGAGTGTAACAAGTCATACGCTCTGCAACTACTATGTGAGTCACAGTCCCTATCTAAGCTCACAAAAAAACCTAAGCTGACAAAGAAACAGAACCGGATTAACATAGAGCCAAATAAAATTCTTAGGAAAGATAAAATGGATTGGAAAAACACATTTCAGCCGCTCGCTCATACGCAAAATGAATCGCTTCCAGATCTGATGATGACACACGTGTCAGACTGGAGTGCAATCACCATGATAGGCGATGACAAAAAGTCGTACCTGCAAGGTCAAGTAACGTGCGATGTCGTCACTCTTCCTAATGATGAATCCACGCTAGGCGCGCATTGTGATGCGAAAGGAAAGGTTTGGAGTATCTTTCGTTTGTTCCACCACAATGGTGGCTACGCTCTTATGCAGCCTAAGTCTGCGATTGAAATCGAATTAGTTGAAATTAAAAAATACGCCGTATTCTCTAAGGTTGATATCGAGCAAACGTCTGACGTTGTTATCGGTGTCATGGGCGCGTCAGCTGATCAATACATTGACTCAATTTCAGAAAGCCAAGGCAACGTACGTATTATCTCTGGTGGTACCGCTGTTCAAGTCTCTGACAACCGTTGGGCTCTACTTGTTACGCAAGAAGCAGCAGAAGCCTTGGTATCAAGCAGCACTGCAGAAAAAGTATCAGAAGCGCTTTGGCAGTATCATGAAATTCTTGATGCTCAGCCGAACCTATCGAAAGCAGAGCAAAACGAACACATCCCTCAAGCACTCAACCTGCAAGCGATTGGCGGTATCAGCTTTTCAAAAGGCTGTTACACAGGTCAAGAAACAGTTGCTCGTGCTAAATACCGTGGCATGAACAAGCGTGAAATGCGCATTGTTTCAGGAACGAGTTCAGATGTATTGTATCTAGAGAATACGATTGAACTAGAGCGCAGCGTAGGTGAGAACTGGCGCGGTGCAGGCCGACTATTAAACGTCTATCAATTTGCTGATAATCAGGCGATTGGTTTGATGGTGTTGCCAAACAACCTTGATGACGATGTTCAGCTTCGATTGACTGCGCAACCTGAGCAAGTATGGAACATTCTGCCACTGCCTTACAGCCTTGACGAAGAGTAGCCACGTGGAAACACTGATTACACAATGGTTAGATCAACAGCAGGTGGACTATCGCCTGTTGGTGCAAAGCAAGCCAACCACCAGCATCGAAGAGACCGCGCAAGAACGAGGCATTAATGCCTCTCAAATGGTCAAGTGCATCCTGCTTAAGGATATGGGAAACCAGTATGCGTTGGCCTGTACTCCTGGCGATCGCTCTATCGATCCAAAGAAAGTACGCTCGGTACTGAATTGCCGTCGAATGACCTGCGTATCACTCGCTGATGTTGAAGCCATCACCGGCTTTAAAGCTGGATGTGTTGGGCCTATTGCTCTAAAGAGATACATGCCGATCATTTTTGATCCTTCTATTCAGAGCAACTCGACCGTTACCATTAGCTCGGGTGATCGAATGGCTGGCGTTGCGTTGGATCCCAATGATCTCATAGCACTATGTGCACCGATCGTCGCTGACATCAGTCGATGAACGTTTCGAACAGATCATGCTTCGCAAACTTCATTTAAATATTTCATTGAGTACATTGTTAGTGTGAACTTCGTCATAAGAAAAACACACCCACCTTAAATAGTTACTCAAAATAAAAGCATAAGTAGTCACAGGGTTGAATTTGCGTTATTGTAATTTTACTGACTAGCCTTTAAGCAAATCAGTACAAGTGAATCCACTGAGTAACATCAGTATCCACTTTTGTGTAATGCATCTGTGACTATTCGCCCGTTTTAGACGGGCTTTTTTTCGTTAAAAATTTACAATTTGATTACACAAACAAAAAAATCCCGCCTATTCTTATACTTGTAACATTAGCACTGCTTAATACCGGACAGGAAAGTTCGTAGCAGTTCACTACTCAGTACTATTTTGGGGAGGAGCTCACGTAAAAATAGATATTTACTGAAGAAAGTGCTTAGAACAGCACAAATATCTAATTAACGTCAACTCTACTGCATATTACTCCATGCTTATCACAATAATTATCTCGGAGTTTTTCTATAATATGCAGGCTAGGTAAATATAAGGATAATTAAAAATGAGACTGTTTAAGCGCTATACACCGAGTATGATTGCTAAACATGTAAGTCGACTTTTCAAAGGACGAATCTACATTTACGGCGTAGGTAAATTTGAGTTTGATAACGGTAAACTCGTACTACCAGACCGAGCAGAGAAGCGTCACTTCCAAACCGTGAAAGAAATAAATAGTGAAATCATGAAACTGCGCTGCGCGTACGCATGATCTGATAGTCTAAAGAATTAAAAACAAAAAGGGTTGGCATTATGCCAACCCTTTTTTCGTGTTCTTGATGTCGTCAATTGCTATCAACTTTAGCTACTGACCATCAACAGCAATCCATCTCACGCGACTATCGGTGTGCTACGGGGCGCTTAGCTAAATCCGGAAGATTGCCCGACAACCCCAGCGCTCGCTTCATTATCTCATCTTTCGCACCCGGTAATTGACCAGCAAGCTTCATACCGATACCACGAATCAGCTTCTTAGCCGGATTATCGCCTTCAAACAGATCTTTAAAGCCCTGCATTGAAGCAATCATTTTCGCCGCCTCAGCTTTTCTCCAGCGCTCATAGCCACGAAGGTTGCGCTTGGTGCCAATATCCTCACCAGAAGCCCATAGCGTTAACAGCTCTTGCGCTAAGCTTGCTGCGTCTAATAGACCAAGGTTCACACCTTGCCCTGCTAATGGGTGAATAGTATGAGCAGCATCACCCACCAAAGCGACACGCTCTACAGCAAAGTCACGTGCATAACGCATGCGCAGTGGGAAGGCAAAACGGTCACCAACCACTTCGCATAATCCAAGCTTTGAGTCGAACTCTGCCGTTAGCTGCTTATTAAAATCAGCATCCGACATTGATACAAGCTTCTCGGCACGATTAGGCTCCGTAGACCAAACTATCGAGCTCATTTTGCTTGGCTGCATTGGCAGGAACGCCAACGGCCCTTGCGGTGTAAATATTTGACGAGCAACGCTATGGTGCGGCTCTGAGGTTTTGATGTTCGCGACAATCGCACTGTGGCCGTAATCCCAATGAGTTAATGGGATATCTTGTTGCTTGCGAACCCAAGAGTTTGCACCGTCAGCTCCAACAACTAACTTAGCGGTCAGCGCTTGGCCGTTGTCTAACGTTAGCCATGCTTCGCTCTCACCAATCGCCATCGTTTTACACGTAGCTGGCATGTATAGGCTGACATTGTCTTGTTTCTTAACCTGATCAAGCAGCGCTAATTGAATTACGCGGTTCTCTACAATATGACCTAGGTTAGGCTGTGCTAAGCGTGTCGAGTCAAACTCGATGCGAGCGAAGCTGTCTTGTTCCCACACCTCCATCGCTTGGTAGGGCGCAGCACGTCGTTGTTCGATGCCTTGCCATGCGCCTAGGTTACGTAGGATGACTTCACTCGAACGGCTCAGTGCCGACACACGCACATCAGGCAATTCGCTAAGCCCTTCGCTAGGCGCTCTGCCTTCAATGACCGCAATTCTTAGATCGCTGTCTTTCAGTGCAGCGGCAAGCGCTAGGCCAACCATGCCTCCTCCTACAATCGCGATATCAACACTTTGCATCATTATTTATTACCTTATCTTTCTACTAGGCCAAGCGTATGACGCAAAAGTGGACCTTTAAGTGGTGGAAGGTTATCAATTACGGCTAACCCAAGGTTTCGCCCAATACGAGCGGTCAAAAAATCGTTTGAGAACAGATGAACAAGGCTTGATGTCAGCGTAATCGTCGTGTCTCTGTCTTGTTCTCTGCGCTTTCTAAAGTTAACAAGACCAGTGTAACGACCCACATCATCCAATTGAGTACACAACTCTTCCGCCAAGGAAGCCACATCACGAATGCCAAGATTAAAACCTTGCCCCGCAATAGGGTGAAGTGTTTGAGCAGCATTGCCAACAATGGCAAATCGATGAGAGATATTTTGCTGTCGGTGGCGAAGAATCAGTGGGTAGCTCGCACGCTTGCCGACTTTTTCTAATCGACCTAATCGCCAACCAAAATCTTTCTGTAGCTGCTCAAGAAATTCATCATCGCTTAAAGCGGTGACTTGCTGTGCTTGCTCTGGTGGCAGACACCAAACTAGCGATAAACGGTTGTCGCTCATCGGTAACAGAGCAACTGGCCCATGATGAGTAAAACGCTCAAAGGCTCGACCTTGATGGGGCTCACTAGCAACAATATTGGCAATCACAGCGACTTGTTCAAAGTCATGTTCACTCAATGGGATATTCAGTTGCTGACAACAGGTTGAGATAGCACCGTCAGCTGCAACCAATAACTTAGTCGTGACGGTTTGCCCACTTGTCAGCTCAATCGTCGTTAACGATTCATCACGTTCAACGGTTCTAACAGACTCAGGGCAAAGCATCGTAATTGCAGCTTCTGATTCAAGCTTCTGCTGATAGATTCGCCCCACATCCGCCAACTCCACCACGTAGCCAAGCGCATCAACAGCAAGATCTTCACTGTAGATGTCTGTCATCCCAGCATGACCTCGATCTGATACATGAATATCTTTGATCGGGGTTGCAACGGGAGCAATAGATTGCCACAACTGCAAAGAGTCGAGGATCTGCACCGTGCCATAAGACAAAGCAATCGAACGAGAATCAAAGCCTGGATGAGCTTGATGATCAACCTGATAAGGCTCTACTACCGCAATCGATAGAGAACCTTGACTGAGGTGATTCAGAGCAAGGGCTAAGGTCGCCCCCGCCATTGCGCCACCAGCAATTACAACATCATACTGAGCCATTATAACCTCAAACCGACAAGCGGATTAATGAATGGTTGGAGCCGCATCTTCAGATGGGCGAGCACCGAATTCAGCATGAATCGTTAGTGCACACGCTTTTACGTGTTCAATAACGTGCTCTAGAAGCTGCGCTTGCTCTTCCATATCATCGTCTTCGTCAATGCCTAGCTTTGCCATCTCTTCAAGATCAGCTAATGCTTCTTTGGTACCGTCAGACGCTTTATTTAATTGAGCGCCAACCAAGCCTAAACCAGAAATAAAGTGGTTAATCCAATCTGACACACCATCAGCCAAATCAAACAAGCTTGCGCTTGCGTCTTCATCAGGCAACAACATAGACAGTTCCATGCCTGAACCTGTAATTTCGCTAGTCGTCACCTTTAATGTCGCTTCCGCTAACGTTAATGCGCGATCTGGCCACCCCATGCCTTCATTGGTGTAATCAAAGATAAGTGGTTGCCAGCTTTTATCTGCTAGGTTTAAGCCTCCGCTCAACATACCCGTTAATAAACCATGCATCTCAGCAGGGTTTACGGCTAGGCTTGCCGATTGAAGTTCAGTCGCAACCGTTAGGTAGTCAGGTAAAGTAGTTTCGCTCATCAGATAGCTCGCTCAGTTATTCTTTATATCGATAGTATAATCGTACCACTTCACCCCAATTCTGGTAAGCATCGATCCTGAGCAATTGAAGGATGACTGACTACCAATTGTTCAATTTGCTGAATTACTGTGTGCTCAAGCTCTCATTTACAAACAGTCACTCTGAAAAGCTTGAATCTTAATAGCGGTTTACCTATAGTTTCTCCCTCAGAGGAGATTGCTTCCTCATCGGTACTTGCACTTTTTCTTTCTCAAAAAATGATAAAGAGCAACAGCCTTAAATAGTGCGTTAAAGAGTTCATCCATCATGAGTAATCAAGCGGTAGACGTTGAAATATTAGGAAAACTGACTCGAGTGAATTGTCCCCCAGGGCAAGAAGAGTCATTGATTGCAGCGGCGGCCGATCTTGATAATCGATTGAAAGAGATGGCTGAACGTACTAAGGTAACCAATGAAGTGAAGCTGCTAACGATCGCAGCTCTGAACATTTGCTATGAATTACAAACCAAGAAGTTTGAAGCAAATGATGAACAAAACGCACTGACCGAGCGAATGGAACAGCTCACGACATCACTTTCAGATGTCCTCAGTAAAGTTAAGCACGGACAGCAATAGCGTACACAAAATTTACCCTGGAGTGTTTGTCAGAGGATTCACGTCCCCGAGCCGATAAGCAATCCCTAAGGGTTAGTACTTGAGTGCTATTGAGCATGCTCGGTCCGCCGAGAAGCCTACGGTAATCATTGCTGATCCGCCTTGAACTCGCTGGTTCAAG
Above is a window of Vibrio atlanticus DNA encoding:
- a CDS encoding protein YgfX, with protein sequence MLQWLIKLSRITSARFVKLQLNPSYSALFAKGTVFGCLLFFIVFSSIPLAVALYCLALVFSLFKANHVILNTAHGCFDYKEDGEIRLNEQAYTLKSVDKIWAQFFVKLQFECGYSVLLWRDSCNEREYRHFLAHLQRVRLINESIG
- a CDS encoding succinate dehydrogenase assembly factor 2, whose amino-acid sequence is MYTAEQKARIKWGCRRGMLELDVVIMPFFEECFDSLQEQEQREFVSLLECDDPDLFTWVMGHGRSENLGHASMVDKIVAHNLSKVR
- the ygfZ gene encoding tRNA-modifying protein YgfZ — translated: MDWKNTFQPLAHTQNESLPDLMMTHVSDWSAITMIGDDKKSYLQGQVTCDVVTLPNDESTLGAHCDAKGKVWSIFRLFHHNGGYALMQPKSAIEIELVEIKKYAVFSKVDIEQTSDVVIGVMGASADQYIDSISESQGNVRIISGGTAVQVSDNRWALLVTQEAAEALVSSSTAEKVSEALWQYHEILDAQPNLSKAEQNEHIPQALNLQAIGGISFSKGCYTGQETVARAKYRGMNKREMRIVSGTSSDVLYLENTIELERSVGENWRGAGRLLNVYQFADNQAIGLMVLPNNLDDDVQLRLTAQPEQVWNILPLPYSLDEE
- a CDS encoding aminoacyl-tRNA deacylase, producing the protein METLITQWLDQQQVDYRLLVQSKPTTSIEETAQERGINASQMVKCILLKDMGNQYALACTPGDRSIDPKKVRSVLNCRRMTCVSLADVEAITGFKAGCVGPIALKRYMPIIFDPSIQSNSTVTISSGDRMAGVALDPNDLIALCAPIVADISR
- a CDS encoding DUF1107 domain-containing protein, which encodes MRLFKRYTPSMIAKHVSRLFKGRIYIYGVGKFEFDNGKLVLPDRAEKRHFQTVKEINSEIMKLRCAYA
- a CDS encoding FAD-dependent 2-octaprenylphenol hydroxylase codes for the protein MMQSVDIAIVGGGMVGLALAAALKDSDLRIAVIEGRAPSEGLSELPDVRVSALSRSSEVILRNLGAWQGIEQRRAAPYQAMEVWEQDSFARIEFDSTRLAQPNLGHIVENRVIQLALLDQVKKQDNVSLYMPATCKTMAIGESEAWLTLDNGQALTAKLVVGADGANSWVRKQQDIPLTHWDYGHSAIVANIKTSEPHHSVARQIFTPQGPLAFLPMQPSKMSSIVWSTEPNRAEKLVSMSDADFNKQLTAEFDSKLGLCEVVGDRFAFPLRMRYARDFAVERVALVGDAAHTIHPLAGQGVNLGLLDAASLAQELLTLWASGEDIGTKRNLRGYERWRKAEAAKMIASMQGFKDLFEGDNPAKKLIRGIGMKLAGQLPGAKDEIMKRALGLSGNLPDLAKRPVAHR
- the ubiH gene encoding 2-octaprenyl-6-methoxyphenyl hydroxylase is translated as MAQYDVVIAGGAMAGATLALALNHLSQGSLSIAVVEPYQVDHQAHPGFDSRSIALSYGTVQILDSLQLWQSIAPVATPIKDIHVSDRGHAGMTDIYSEDLAVDALGYVVELADVGRIYQQKLESEAAITMLCPESVRTVERDESLTTIELTSGQTVTTKLLVAADGAISTCCQQLNIPLSEHDFEQVAVIANIVASEPHQGRAFERFTHHGPVALLPMSDNRLSLVWCLPPEQAQQVTALSDDEFLEQLQKDFGWRLGRLEKVGKRASYPLILRHRQQNISHRFAIVGNAAQTLHPIAGQGFNLGIRDVASLAEELCTQLDDVGRYTGLVNFRKRREQDRDTTITLTSSLVHLFSNDFLTARIGRNLGLAVIDNLPPLKGPLLRHTLGLVER
- a CDS encoding YecA family protein; translation: MSETTLPDYLTVATELQSASLAVNPAEMHGLLTGMLSGGLNLADKSWQPLIFDYTNEGMGWPDRALTLAEATLKVTTSEITGSGMELSMLLPDEDASASLFDLADGVSDWINHFISGLGLVGAQLNKASDGTKEALADLEEMAKLGIDEDDDMEEQAQLLEHVIEHVKACALTIHAEFGARPSEDAAPTIH
- the zapA gene encoding cell division protein ZapA, whose translation is MSNQAVDVEILGKLTRVNCPPGQEESLIAAAADLDNRLKEMAERTKVTNEVKLLTIAALNICYELQTKKFEANDEQNALTERMEQLTTSLSDVLSKVKHGQQ